A stretch of the Flavobacterium sp. 5 genome encodes the following:
- a CDS encoding response regulator transcription factor, translated as MKILIIEDEQEIAKSIKDYFKTNGIQCETAENYALALDKIDNYNYDCILLDLMLPDGDGFDILKELKNKNKTEGVIIISAKETLDSRIEGFNLGADDFLTKPFHLSELLVRMQALIRRKNFKGNNNVIFNEINIDILSKTVTINNKKLDLTKKEIDLLLFLIGNNNKVLSKGAIAEHLSGDMADMLDNHDFIYAHIKNLKKKLNTAGSGDYIKTIYGLGYKWEDD; from the coding sequence ATGAAAATTTTAATCATAGAAGATGAGCAAGAAATTGCAAAAAGTATTAAAGACTACTTTAAGACTAACGGCATTCAATGTGAAACAGCTGAAAATTATGCACTGGCACTTGATAAAATAGATAACTACAACTACGATTGTATATTATTAGACTTAATGCTGCCTGATGGTGATGGTTTCGATATTTTAAAGGAATTAAAAAACAAAAACAAAACAGAAGGTGTCATCATTATATCTGCAAAAGAAACTCTTGATAGTCGTATTGAGGGTTTCAATCTCGGTGCAGATGATTTTCTAACTAAACCATTTCATCTATCAGAACTCTTAGTTCGAATGCAGGCACTTATTCGAAGAAAGAATTTCAAAGGAAACAACAATGTTATTTTCAATGAAATCAATATTGATATTTTATCAAAAACAGTAACTATCAATAACAAAAAACTAGATTTAACCAAAAAAGAAATAGATTTACTGCTGTTTTTAATTGGCAACAATAATAAAGTTTTATCAAAAGGAGCTATTGCAGAACATCTTTCGGGCGATATGGCTGATATGCTCGACAATCACGATTTTATATATGCACATATCAAAAATTTAAAAAAGAAACTGAATACTGCGGGAAGCGGTGACTACATCAAGACAATTTATGGTTTAGGATATAAATGGGAAGATGACTAA